CTTCCATGACTGCAGAGCTACATTTGAGTGATAATCTCTCATGTATCGTTGTCTTTAATTGCTTTTTGTATGCTTCCGTACAGGAGAAGGTGGTACCTCCCACACAGGTCTTTAACTGAGCGTAGCATTGACATGACAGTAGATAAGTTCTAATGAATTACGTAACAAGAAAGCGAAGACAAATGGCTTCGGTGCGTGGGCCACCTCGGATAGATAAGACTTGCCGAGAAACTTCATCTGAAGTCAAAAGTCAATGCCATGCCAAGCTAAAGCCATTTGGGAGGCTATTGCTGTGTTCTGGTTCCATCACCAGGACTTCCTGTCATTCTCCCCACCCCCAGGCATGATGTCTCTCTGTCTATGTCTGTCTGTCATGTCTTGATGCTCCTTCCTGTCTGCCATAATCAATTCCTGCCCACTCCGTGTGCTCTGGCTCTGTTCTGGCATCGCCGCTGACCTTAAGTCAAAGGAAGTAAGTCGATCCGTTTGTCTCGGTGTTCGCTGTTGTCTGATCTGATGTGCACGATGCATGCTGAAAAACTGACGAGACCTACTTTACAAAGAGGAAAAGGAGCTCGAGCAACTTGTTCGGTCAAGCTGACTAACAAATCACATTTAGGTACATTTTTGAGCATAAGGGCACAGAAAGGATCCTGGTCATCAACAACTGTGCTCTGAATGACGACGCAGCATATTCTGTGGCAGCAGGAGAAGAGAAGTGCTCCACAGAGTTGTTTGTCAAAGGTATTGCAAGCAAACACTTCATCAATACCGTCGATGGACCTTGGTCAGCCTTTTCTTCAGCGCTATCATCCTTTCCGGACATTAGAATTGCCAGTCAAGATTACAAAAGGTCTCGAGCCCGTGACGACCACAGTGAATGAGAGGGTTGAGCTGATGTGTGAGGTGACAGAGGACGGCGCCCCAGTCAAATGGTAAGATGATGGTGTCCAATTGTGTGAAGACGAACAACATGGAAACTTGATTTTCTTCCTGATCTCAGGATGAAGAATGGTGTGGAGATTCCAACAGGGGTTCGCTCCAGATACAGAGTCAAGTGCGAGGGAAACAAACACTACCTGGTGATCGACGACGCATCCCTGGAAGATACCGGGACGTACTCCATCATGGCTTCTGGTGGCTCATCGGAGGCTCATGTACAGGTTGACTGTAAGTAAACAGTGATGCTTCATTGACTTGCTGTTACCGCCTTGTTCAGATGTAAGATGAACTCAACTCTGGTCAATAGTGAAACCACTGAAGATCCATCAAGACCTGACGGATACAAAAGTTTTGCTGGGCAAGCCTCTCAAACTGCAATGCGAGATCTCTCCAGGAAACGTCCCAGGCCAATGGTACCGCAACGGACAGCTGATCCAGGAAACCGACCGCATCAAGATTTCACACAAAAATAGGTATGACCTCAAGGTTAGGCCAACAAAAATCAAAGTGTTCAATAATAAATCACTTTTCTGCAGGGTTCACGAACTTTCAATTGAAGTTAGCTCACTTCACGATTCTGGAGATTACACTTTTGTACCTGAGGGGTACTCACACAGTCTATCTGCGAAGGTTAATGTCATTGGTACGTTCCAATAAGACTCGATGACGTGAgatcacacaccaaaaaaagacTAGAGTAATGAATATACAATTTTCTTCAGACCCTCCAAAGGTGCACCTGGAGGGGTTGAACTTCATAGACAACACTGTGACAGTTGTAGCTGGAAACAAGATGCGCTTGGAGATCCCCATCAGTGGAGAGCCAGCCCCCAAGGTGGTGTGGATGAAAGGTGAAAGGGTCAGTATCGAACTTTTGTCCGCAGCCTGGGGAGACGAGACTTCAGGAGGTCTGAAATGAATGGCTACCCGTATCTCTGTCTCAGGTTATCGCCGAGACGGGCAACCGAGTCCGAGCGGAAACGTACGTTGACCAGACGAGCCTGACAATTGATATCACGGAGCGCGACGATTCGGGCACCTATAAATTAGTCCTTCAAAATGAGGCCGGAGAAGCCTCAGCTAGCATCAAGTTGAAGGTTGTAGGTAAGAGACGACAACAAAAAAGCATCGCAGGCCTTTAAAGAATCTCAAAAAGCTCACAGCACATTGTCTTTTTGCAGACATCCCTGATTCTCCAGAGGTGCCTTTGGTCCCCGTGGTTGGAGGCGATTGGTGCTCCATGACATGGGAGCCACCCAAATATGATGGGGGTTCACCCATTTTAGGTAAATGTCCCAATCTCTACCTCCCAGATTGATTGCGCAGCAAAAGGTGAAGTATGTTTGTCCCCCACAGGCTACTAcattgagagaaaaaagaagCAGAGCTCAAGATGGATGAGAATTAACTTTGACCTCATCAAAGAGACAACGTACGAGCCCAAGAAAATGATTGAAGGCGTCCCATATGAAGTGCGGATATTTGCCGTCAATGCCATTGGGGTGTCCAAGCCCAGTGAACCATCCAAAGCTTTTACCCCGCTCGGTAAGTTCTACAAATGACACTTTCATGTCCTCCGGGACAACGGTTCCGTTTTTCCGTGGGCACTCTCGATGCCATCCTTTCTTAGTTGAACACGTCACCAGCATGTCATggctttttggttttgttcaggTTGAATCAAAGTGTTTGATGTGCCCTTGCCTGGGCACAGCATGCACACAGCTGTCGCCGCCCGTTTCACCACCATCCAAAGCATTTAACTCCGATTTTCATTGGCCACGCAGGAGCTTAAGGAGATATTAAAAAAGGTCTTTATAGCCACTGCCAAACCATCTGCGGATTATAGGGTTAGGAGATTAGGTGAGAGAGTTCAGTAGGGGTGAAACGATTCTGAATAAAGAATGGGCAGACAGAGAGGCGCCTCGCTCATGTCCTTGTGTGTTGATCTTGCTTGTGGAACCAAAGTCTGATTTTTGCATCCTCCAAGCGGTGACCAGTGAGCCCACCATGCTGGTGGTGGATGACGTGACTGACACGACAGTGACCGTCAAGTGGCGTCCTCCAGAAACCATCGGAGCTGCTGGTCTCGACGGGTACTTGGTGGAGTACTGCCTCGAAGGATGTAAGACAACCCGTTCCCCCGCAAACAAGAACTCGCTGGGCTATCCTGGACAGAATTCAAGGTTAAAAAGATGCAATGTTTCTTTTGCGACAGCTGAAGACTGGGTACCAGCCAACACTGAACTGATAGATAAGACAAAATACACCATCACAGGCCTGAAGCCCGATTCCAAAGTCTTCATTCGAGTCAAGGCCGTCAATGCTGCGGGAGCTAGTGCTCCACGAACCactcagcatgccattcttgtCAAGGAAGTTATCGGTAAGGAAAATAATCCCAAGGgggaaaacaaagacaaatgaaAGTTGCTTCTCAAAGCCTTCCATTTTGTGATATGCGTCAAGAACCACCCAAGATCCGGGTCCCCCGACACCTGAAGCAGACTTACACTCGACGGGTTGGCGAAACTCTCAACCTTGTGGTGCCATTCGTGGTAAGCAATTGTCAAGTTGGGAGTTCTTTTTTTCAGGATCATTCAACTCAAGTCAATGACCATGTCCATCTAGGGCAAACCGAGGCCGAAAGTGACTTGGTTGAAGGACGGTCAACCCATTGATCCTGCCGCCGTGAGCATTCGGAACACCGACTGCGAAAGCATGATCTTCATTCGTAAAGCAGAACGGAGTCACTCTGGGAAGTATCAAATGAAGGTGCAGGTCGAAAGCCACGAGGACACggctgacatggacatccagaTCATAGGTGAGGGAAAAATGAAGCGTGGGAAGAAATATGTTCATTACCAAACCTTTGGCTCATTTTTCCCATTTCTATACCGTTAGACCTCCCTGGTCCTCCTCAGATGGTGAATATCGACGATGTCTGGGGAGAAAATGTATCTCTGTCCTGGACTGCCCCTCGAGATGATGGCAATGCGGCAATAACAGGCTACACCATTCAAAAGGCAGACAAGAAGACAATGGTACGCGATCCATTTTGAGAACTTTGGCCAAATGTTTGCGCATCGCAATGACACCTTTCACGTTCTGAACATAGGAATGGTACACGTGCCTCGAGCACTACCACCGCATGACCATCGCTATCACCGAACTCGTGGTCGGTAACGAGTACTACTTCAGGGTCTTCTCTGAGAACATGTGTGGACTTAGCGAGTCGGCCACCCAAACCAGGAAAAGCGCCCTCATCCTCAAAGAAGGTAGGAGAATTTTCTCCGTTAAGTCCGATCGCATGGCCGCTTGATACCACTCCGTTCTTTGACTCTTCTTCCACCCGCAGACATGAAGTTGAAAATCTTTGAATTCAACGACCACGACTTCAACGAGGCTCCCAAATTCACCCAGCCGCTCATCAACACGTTTGGCATTGCCGGCTACAACACCACTCTTAACTGCAGCGTGCGTGCCCACCCCAAGGTAGGAACGGCCCACGTTGGAACCCAGCGTGCAAAAATGACCCTGCCAAGCCAAACCCTGTCTTTGTGTACTTACCGTAGCCCAAAGTGATCTGGATGAAGAACAAGATGATCATCGGCGAGGACCCTCGCTACCGCATGTTTAGCAACCAGGGCGTGTGCACGCTGGAGATTAGGAAACCCAGCCCTTACGACGGCGGCATGTACACCTGTAGGGCCAGCAACGACTTGGGGGAAGCCCAGGTGGAGTGTAAACTGGAGGTCAAGGGTAAGCGTGGACGCAGAGCTTTCATTTCAATGAAAAGTCATCGTTTATAAAAGTAACCGGTGATTTAGAGAGCGACGGGAGGCCGCTTCAAAGTAGGGTCAAATGTGtgttgtggggggaaaaaaagatgactgGCGTTTAAGGACATGTAAGTATCTGCTGTTGTTGGTTTTAACACAGAAGCTAGATGAAATACTCAGCAACATGTCCAATGAAAAGCATATATCTCCATCATGTGTtgtttttgaagaagaagaagaaaaaaaaaacacgttcaGAGATACATGCGTTCATTGGTTGGAATTTAAATGTACAGTAGATGGTTAACCTCAAGCTAACTTCATCGAGAGCAaaaggtctctctctcttttttttttctttaacacgTTTTACCTACATAATCATTTTAAAACGAGCTAATGTTATTCCGCTCATGGTGCGCTAACAACACCAGCAGGTAGCGTACACGATTAAATGTCATTTCATGCGTCAAAtttcacctttaaaaaaaagttccatCCTCACTTCTTTGACTTGACAGCAATTTTGTATCCACAGTGGGGCCACTTTCACTTGTTAACTCCTCATATAAAAAGATTTTCACAGCGGTACACCCCCCTGGTGCACACATATAACCCCATGTAAACATTTGTGCTAACCcatattctcttctctctcccCCCAGTCCAAACTCAAGAATTATGAATGTTTGTTCTCACATAAGGTAAGCTTTCATATGGATCTGGCATATGAAGCTTATGTCATTCATGATGCATCTCGCCGTCAGCCTGCTTCTAACTTTGAGTTGCTGGTTGGGACTATGGCCGCTATTCCCTTTGCAGGAAGTCCCCCTTCTGGCAGCCATTTTAGCGGAATGGGATTTGCATGAATCCTCACGGCTGGACCCCTTTAGAAGTCGATTTTGTAATTTGCGTCGGTTGCCATTTTGTGACTCGTGAGTGTTGTGTGCGGACGACACGAGGTGAGTAAATTGCTTGCTAAACAAGAGCCGACGTACCTTTGTTCTTGTTCTCCCGTGGCTGCCATCGGCGGACGTTTTACAGCgctgaaaacaaagcaaacaaaacggttactctgtttttttttcgtgctcaatgtttttctttttggcaaAGCGGCTGTATGTGCAAAGCCTCGGCTTGTGTCCCGGGTCAGTTCTACTTTGTTTGGAATCGTTGAAACTGGACTGAACCAATCCATTTAAGTCACCGACAAAAAGTAATACTGACTTACTTTTGATGGAATCTTGCATTGTAGATAGAAGTTAAATTCTAcgtcaaaaagtcaaataacGTAAAACTACTCACCACTTGCATGTCGTCAGTTTGGGACGAGGATGGCCTTAAATGTGACGCCACTCACTTTACAACAAGCCGCACTCTCCAAAAAGTCATGTCGCTTATTGCCACCAGCAGTTGAAGTTTTCTGCAAGCACACAGAGGCCAATGCTTCAGGTAAACACATCGTGGTAAAGATTGGCTTAGCGTGAAGCACGTGAAAAGCATTTCTGCCGTCAATGCTGCTTGCTACCGACTGTTTGGGGCTCACTCTGCACGAGAGCAAAGCAGAACTGAAACGGGACAACCGACACCTTCCTTCCCACTTTGTTCACGAGTGTTCccccatttcccccccccccctttttataGGAGGGTTCACCTTCTATGAACTCATGCAACGCGGCGTGCCCCTGCACCTGATTGACAAGTACATGACAGAGACGAAGGTTGTCGAAGAAGACAAGTAGAGATTTGTCGAGCTTTAGCTGCAAAACCTGCTGCCGCGAGTGACACCCCTCTTCTCTCACCTACACCTAACCACTACGGGAGGCCAGCAGTCTGGATgcggggatggatggaggagtggacggggggggggggggggggggaaggaggACGCACTGGTCTTTGTGTGGCATGCTGTGTCACCCTCTGTTTTCCTATTTGTACGTCTCAATCAGCTCGGATGCATGTCAGCAGCTCTTATTGTTTTGCTAACGTGTGGAAAACATTACGAATACAAAACTACAATGTTCTTTATTTTGGTGAGGGTACTCTGAGGGGCGGGGCATGTAtcaacaaatgtttgttttgtctttgtatGGAGTCTGAAGAAAACTGTTGGCTAAACGAATGTGTCGATGACTCAAGAAGAGGGCAAAGcggatgggaagaaaaaaaaaaagaaaagtggttGATTCTGCATGAAATCTTGTCATTTTtcggattattattattggtgactggggaaaaaaaattgaagctCGGTAAACATGCGCATGCCTTTGTAATTATGACTCATGGATTACAATAAATGGCGATTTTAACTATGGCATTGTTTCTGAATATCCGAAGAGTTATTTTCCACCTTCAAAGTGTGTCTACTATGTTTAAATCTGATTATCGTGGACATTTTGGATTTACTGTATTACAGTATTCTAAGTGCACAAAGTAATTCTCATTTTACACTCGGTTTTAATCTTGAAATTAATATGTATTTGAAACAATAAGCCACCATAACAATACACATTTCGAGAACTAACACCGTTCATTTAAAAAAGTGTTGTGGTCACGTTTTTTGCGTTTTGTCAAGCCTACCGTTCCTGGCAGAACTTGAAAACAATCAGTAAAACTTGTCGTTGTAGCGGAAGTGTGGCCCCTTGCCAAACTCCCACTTCCGGTCCTTCCCTCAAACCTGTCCGAAACGTCATCACCCGCTCAAGGTTCCGCCTTACAAATGGCCTAGGCACATTCTCCTTCCTCCACAGGCCAAATGCACTGCAATGTTTTGGACTTGGCCGCGAGAAGGTAGCCGAGTCTGAGCCTCTTTCCCTGAGAGCCTGCGGGATCTCGTCACGATCCATTTCAAGGAGAAACGATGGCCCACTTTCTGTGGCCGGAGCCGCTGTCAAGCGCGCAGCTCAAGCGGCTGGAGGAGCACAAGTACAGCGCCTCGGGTCGCTCCTTGGTGGAGCCGCCGTGTCAGATCTATTGGAACTGGCTCGTCCAGCAAATCCCGACGTGGGTGGCCCCGAACACGCTCACTATCGTGGGCCTGTTGGTCAACATTGTCTCCACGCTTCTGCTCGTGCTTTATTGCCCCACGGCCACGGAGGAGGTGAGTTAAGGCGACCTTGGACAAAGTTTCTGCAGACACCCGCTCGCGGAACCAAGTCCTTGCATTGAGCAAATCAATGTGAATTCGACTATTTAAATGAACGGATCGAATAAACTCATAGCGAGACTTTATTAACAGTAATAACAGAGTGCAACTGGAAATTCGGCGTTAAAAATAGAATTTAAAATCCCTTCTGTTTGTGTTTAATGAGGGGATTTAGTCACTGTTACGTGGAAACAAGTCTCAAACGAGCCTTTCGTGCTTCCTTGTTAATTGATCGGTGGTTGGAGCTCAATCACATCTATTTGTCTGGATCGATGATCCGTCATGAGTGTGCGGTTCATTTTTGCGGGTGTCCGCCTATCTCGCTTGTGGGACGCCGGGGTGCGGATGTCAAAACACGACAATGCGGAGGACGTTGCCGCCCCTGTTGTTGATCCCAACAAGCGAGGCACTTTAGCATAAAGTTAGCCTAGTTGCTAAATGACACGTCGAGTGACGTCATCGTCCGTGCTGACGCCCCTAATCTGGCGTCACCTTTACTCCTGGATCAACGACACGCGCTGGACCAGTTCACCCTGCTTTTAGTGCTAATTACGTTTCTTACTACTCACTCAAAGTCCACATTTGATCTGATTGCACACTTATCTGCATTGATTATTCACTCATTAAGCAACAAACACTCTGAGGATCTCATGTTAAACACATGTTTCtgtattgctaaaaaaaaaagcatgcaccTCCAAATGGCTTTTTATCTGAAACCCCAAAGATAAAAAGTTGTTCAGATGAAAGCACACTTTGGAGTTTCATGTTTTCCAGATTGCAAGAAattcattcacaaaaaaaatgcactttgtCAAGGCTCCGTAAATGAATTGAAGTGTATTTGGTCAATGGAATCTTACCTTCAGGCTCCAGCGTGGGCTTTCATCCTGAGTGCACTGGGTCTCTTCGTGTACCAGTCTCTGGACGCCATCGACGGCAAGCAGGCCCGCCGGACCAACAGCAGCTCGGCCCTCGGCGAGCTCTTTGACCACGGCTGCGACGCCGTCTCCACAGGTGCTCCGTAATCCAGCCTGGAAGCTCCCCGTAATGTCGTTGCTGAGGTCTTGCGTCATCTTGCTGCAGTGTTTGTCGCCGTGGGCACGTGCATCTCCTGCGGGATCGGCCACTACCCCCACTGGATATTCTTCTGCGGCTTCATCGGGATGTTCATGTTCTTCTGCGCCCACTGGCAGACCTACGTTTCAGGAACTCTTCGCTTTGGCCTGTGAGTCCTCCCCCGATTTGGGCGCTTGTCCTCCTCCTCAACCGCTTTGTCTCCTGGGCAGGGTGGATGTGACCGAGGTGCAGTTGGCCATCATCGTCATGTACCTGATGTCCGCCTTTGGTGGGGTGAGCCTTTGGCAAACCACGGTAACTTTAACCGGCTCCTTCCGCAGCATGGCGGTTGTCCACTTGCGGCTCTTCAGTCTGTGTCTTGTTTTTCAAGCTGCCCCTCATCGGACTGCAACTCTACGTCTTCCCCATCATGGGCATCATCGGCGGGGCCGTCTACTCCTGCCACAACTACTTCCACGTCATTCTCAATGGCGGCGTGGGTAAAAATGGCTCCACTGTGGCGGTAAGCCCTGGCGAATAGCGTCGTGATGTGGCGGCGCCATATAAGCGTTGACGCTGCGCAGGACACCAGCGTGCTGAGTCCCGGCTTGCACATCGGCCTCATCCTCACGCTGGCCTTCATCATCTTCAAGAAGTCATCCAGTCAGCTATTTGAGCACCACCCCTGCCTCTACCTTCTCGCCTTCGGCATGGTCATCGCCAAGATCTCCAACAAGCTTGTGGTGGGTTGCTCTTGAAATGTCCACTTTCCTACGCCGTGCGGAATGTCGACAAAGGGTTTTTGCTCGACGCAGGTGGCGCACATGACCAAGAGCGAGCTCCACCTGCCGGACACGGCCTTCATCGGCCCGGGCCTGCTCTTCCTCAACCAGTACTTCAACAGCTTCGTCGACGAGTACGTCGTCCTCTGGATCGCCACGGTCAGTTCCTTGTCTTGCGCTTGAGGATTAGAATCTCACGTTCATTCATTCGTGTCGTAATCAACCGATTGTACTGAAACAGGTTGGTGAGAACCTACTTGTTCtaacgcaggggtgggcaaacttttggactcgcgggccgaactgggttctaaatttggaccggagggccggacaaggagcagatggacgtaggcgttgtgtgaagtcatataagcgacctgtaaaggtcattgcataaaagatcttggcctttagtaggtagtaaagcatggatattccaaacaatttttttgaaaacaaatgcatttattaacagcattaaaaaaataaaataattcactaaaaaactgctatcagtgattctcataaaatacgacactgttattatgaataacaatctccatcacttcagtgcctgcaggtcagattaatgaaagatgtttatcttatgagatcacatcaaacggcaaacattctgaccaaatatatcatattgaagaatcggtgaaagcatacatccaaataaagtaatcaaaacagcaacaaggtgaggggtatctgaaaatcagagcagagttttaactcgcaaacacctggtaacagaggtgaggaaacgggaaacacctccttaaagtaagccttaagaactttacaggttaagattagtcgcaaataggtggtgcatcaatgtccttgagcatcctgcattgtttgaaaatgagaatggtcgctagtttcaatccctgctatgtgtacaaatcatattcaaaatgcatttttttacaataaacttgagagcctcccgttcattttcagtgggaacagtgttgttggtctcccttttttgctagtgcgtcatagtctggagtaaaatttgttgtggcaattcttaggcgagatccgaggtgttggtccgtttaccttgatctgtgacgggttgatgttgacgttcatgtggctgaacgtcacgtcgcgtccgtcgagccaaattggccactcttttttaacattcggcactcacttctttttttcgggccactcattttaatggaaggattccaggggaaggtttgtgggtggctttagcgcaaaactgcatctgaaagctcagtgcgcgaattataagaatgctgtcgtcacagcccacgctctaaattcgggactgatacaaatagagcgcgagtgcgccatgtacgtacacgcacttgtgagtgtgcaccgagctttctgacacggcttccggtaataaatgcgcaggcgagcgcttcgccatctactgggaaaacgcagtcattgcaggcaaaatgaccaaaaaaaaaaagtttaataatacaatttgttcagggttggcgggccggattaaacggtcccgtgggccggatgtggcccgcgggccgtagtttgcccacccctgttctaacgCCAACTAATCGCTCCTCAGGTGCTCTCCCTGGTGGACCTGACGCGCTACTGCACGGGGGTGTGCCACCAGATCGCCGGCCACTTGCGCATCCGCGTCTTCAGCATCACGCCGCCCGGCCCCGCCCACCGCGACTGACGGCTTGCCCGGCGGGAGGAGGCGGAGGGCGACGCGGACCGCTCCCCGCTCCTGAAAGCAGACGACGATGACATCGAGAAGAGACCCCGCACCTCAAGCCTTGACCGAGTGATCACCtctgcctaaaaaaaaaaaaaagaaatcaaataaaaacttgcccaaagttaaaaaaaatgctcaaaaacaaacatctgaaataccaaagtttttttttttttaacatttttttaaatcggtCAATACAGTGATTGTGACTAAATGCGATCAATCGGGGTGGATTAaatgaggattaaaaaaaaaaaaaaagatttccgaTGAGGTGTTTTGGTCAGCGGGCTACTTAACGCGTTTTCATGTCATCGCCATTTGTTCTGCTTTCTGACTTCTTCTCCCTTAAGGGCTAATAATGAATGTTGTGATTGTATACAATTCGCCTTAATTCATTTTCTTgtaattacaaaaaataataataattgtgaaTATTGCAAACCAAAACTTTCTATGTGTTTTCCACTGACAACTGCAATAGAGAAGCTTCCCTTTCATCGGATTGACACATTTCTCCTCCAGCGAATCGGATGTGCTTATTCAGGTTGATGGGATTCCTTCTTCTGTGGTAGCGCTTTCATATTTTTAGGTTCCGTTTTCTACTCTGGAAAATGTCCTTGTTTTGAAATGTACGACCGCCATTTTTCACTGCTCACTAATACAACTGGATGGCAAATTTTTACTAACAAGAATTTGTGTGTAGGAGTTTGTAATAAAGAAACTATTTTTCATGCATTCCTCTTGTCATGAGCTCGTAAAATAGAGTGATAAACACATTGCGCAACATGGGCTGAGTGCGGCGCTATGATAATGGCACTTGAAAAGCATTCCTGTCGTCAATGCTGCTTGCCGAGTCTCCCTGATTATAGGGGGGATCATCATCTATGAACTTACGCAATGCGGCGCGCCCCTGCACCTGATTGACAAGTAAACGATGGACACGAAGGTTGTCATAGAAGACAAGCAGAGACTTGTCAAGTTTTAGGTGCAACACTTCTTGACGCCTCTTCTCCCCCACTTACGGAAGGAAGGCCAGCAGCCAGTAGCTTTGATTGTGTTGCTTCAaagatttgtcatttttaagGAGAAACGATGGCCTACTTTCTGTGTTCGGCGCCGCTGTCAAGCGCGCAGCTCAAGCAGCTGGAGGTGTACAGGTACAGTCCCTCGGGTCGCTCTTTGCTGGAGCCGCCGTGTCAGATCTACTGGAACTGGCTGGTCCGGCAAATCCCTATGTGGGTGGCCCCCAACGCGCTCAGTATGGCGGGCCTGTTGGTCAACATCGCCTCCACGCTCCTGCTCGTCTTTTTTTGCCCCACGGCCACGGAGGAGGTGAGTCGAGGCGACCTTGGACAAAGTTTATTAATGGAGCGCTCTTGGTAGTTCTGCGTTAAAACTTGTATTTAAAATCCCGTGGATGTCACACCACCACCAATGGCCCTTTTATTGATCCCAACAAACTCCAGTCCTACCCGTTTCCCTTGTTAAATACACTCGATTCAATTTGTCGAGAAACGATCTCTCGACTACTCCCTCAAAGTGTTTTATCCGTTTACGCGCATGAACAAAGTGTATTTTTGGTCAATGGAATCTTACCTACAGGCTCCAGCATGGGCTTTCGTCCTGAGTGCTCTGGGTCTCTTCGTGTACCAGTCTCTGGACGCCATCGACGGCAAGCAGGCCCGCAGGACCAACGTGGAATCGGCCCTGGACGAGCATTTTGACCACGGCTGCGACGCCGTCTCCACAGGTGCTCCTCGATCCGGCCTCGAGGCTCCCCGCGGTGTTGTTGCTGAGGTCTTGCGTTATCTTGCTGCAGTGTTTGTCGCCGTGGGCACGTGCATCTCCTGCGGCATCGGCCGATACCCGCACTGGACATTCTTCTGCGGCTTCATCGGGATGTTCATGTTCTTCTGCGCCCACTGGCAGACCTACGTTTCAGGGACTGTTCGCTTTGGCCTGTGAGTGAGTCCACCCTCCCCTTGCGCTCGTCCTTCTCAGCCGCTTTGTCTCCTGGGCAGGGTGGATGTGACCGAGGTGCAGTTTGCCATCATTGTCATGTACCTGATGTCCGCCTTTGGTGGGGTGAGCCTTTGGCAAACCACGGTAACTTGAACCGCCGGCTCCTTCAGCAGCATGGGGGTTGTCCACTTGCGGCTCTTCAATCGGTGTCTTGTTTTTTCAA
This is a stretch of genomic DNA from Syngnathus typhle isolate RoL2023-S1 ecotype Sweden linkage group LG21, RoL_Styp_1.0, whole genome shotgun sequence. It encodes these proteins:
- the mybpc1 gene encoding myosin-binding protein C, slow-type isoform X3, coding for MPEPPKKDETANGQPEEEANSLKKLSIDLPNDSVPVTSMGRKDSVWSLGESQPPEELEKSIENPPAEKPAENPPTSTLLSERPVSGTVTVGGDITFVAKVEAKDLLRKPTIKWFKGKWMDLASKTGKHLQLKEIFDRNTKVYTFEMHIIKAKENYAGNYRCEVSLKDKFDSCSFDLEVKAGGSQSIDIRSAFKRSTDGQEDAGELDFSALLKHREHKQQDGAPEVDVWEILKNARPDQYEKIAFTYGITDLRGLLRRMKKIPKVEKKSEAFAKKLEPAYQVDKGGKIRLAVDLTDPTVDLKWYKNGVEIRPSPKYIFEHKGTERILVINNCALNDDAAYSVAAGEEKCSTELFVKELPVKITKGLEPVTTTVNERVELMCEVTEDGAPVKWMKNGVEIPTGVRSRYRVKCEGNKHYLVIDDASLEDTGTYSIMASGGSSEAHVQVDLKPLKIHQDLTDTKVLLGKPLKLQCEISPGNVPGQWYRNGQLIQETDRIKISHKNRVHELSIEVSSLHDSGDYTFVPEGYSHSLSAKVNVIDPPKVHLEGLNFIDNTVTVVAGNKMRLEIPISGEPAPKVVWMKGERVIAETGNRVRAETYVDQTSLTIDITERDDSGTYKLVLQNEAGEASASIKLKVVDIPDSPEVPLVPVVGGDWCSMTWEPPKYDGGSPILGYYIERKKKQSSRWMRINFDLIKETTYEPKKMIEGVPYEVRIFAVNAIGVSKPSEPSKAFTPLAVTSEPTMLVVDDVTDTTVTVKWRPPETIGAAGLDGYLVEYCLEGCKTTRSPANKNSLGYPGQNSRLKRCNVSFATAEDWVPANTELIDKTKYTITGLKPDSKVFIRVKAVNAAGASAPRTTQHAILVKEVIEPPKIRVPRHLKQTYTRRVGETLNLVVPFVGKPRPKVTWLKDGQPIDPAAVSIRNTDCESMIFIRKAERSHSGKYQMKVQVESHEDTADMDIQIIDLPGPPQMVNIDDVWGENVSLSWTAPRDDGNAAITGYTIQKADKKTMEWYTCLEHYHRMTIAITELVVGNEYYFRVFSENMCGLSESATQTRKSALILKEDMKLKIFEFNDHDFNEAPKFTQPLINTFGIAGYNTTLNCSVRAHPKPKVIWMKNKMIIGEDPRYRMFSNQGVCTLEIRKPSPYDGGMYTCRASNDLGEAQVECKLEVKGGFTFYELMQRGVPLHLIDKYMTETKVVEEDK